Proteins encoded within one genomic window of Trichoderma asperellum chromosome 2, complete sequence:
- a CDS encoding uncharacterized protein (BUSCO:EOG092D0KAC), translated as MPGVVNMESGGQNGALSDHHKDSAVNGVNGVKSVDGSKAAPDKGKAPATATANNGNNAINGGSASGPQTGSPAEQVSRMNDLPDEIIHITQGFIPISLLLTRLAQSTHNMIQDKIAELAKMPISTAATNGSANYTQSAPDDTSMENLKKKGVLLNFIQDMHSKWVKALVITEWSRKASSVSKLIDLKFHIDQQRLLYDAALDSIINVKRDLTYARMPSPDLKTALQILATGKAPWMPDLQYIELPPLTLEEQLRGIGDLDTLLSLRLNLDDFDKIPYQFQNYTIGSGRVTFKVAGEFEVDLTIADEDFEKQFWFIDFRFAFRPATLSLPDTLRTFLENCVNEALAKDGLAGCYQFLHEFVLTAKINELKRQALQLNRTSWSGTLAVEPLNRALAIQYWTSRSTATGVKNWIIVAVSSGRKPGGRPDPKATSSLVVKWYRDNKEVKDVEIKVDVENLSAESLLNDIVGRHIEFILSSIHSRLLATPRFKNRDTGVMLNISRVDPVASCLALQVGYGGTVSLLVEPISGAFAMKPHSKFSMQPELQLNNSKNPLDDGVNFLEHLRCAIIEDELGRMGTARGWSVRKAPVNVDELRSITKMRKWSRTLWIQHGGWGSAWFVVVILSLDGDEWWLLETDPTNSLPNSNGASKFSTRLPLNKGAPQVSGIFWDNLNTFAAGIIAQSVDMRELRRLKIKSQSSGSADLSLPQQVRIPSIEVALSTIFPSMMQETAEDMSSQGHGGVVEPNEDLQILALIRPTSGSTSSTKQPWAEDMMAIRFKGVHAVASHREIDEGYTTSHDLVCTSEAVIRVRRPAKFLALKGMVDRDVSYDPKRGEFVLQIPRPVTQPIFDILKSRVKAIDRFVNFLEAMEKAKGSIIGESITLKAVVFCYSAPPSTQPKDESAALISSPERWRVKMDLSNEDIDIHIEKGNPHLRVIDLARNLASTEGGIGSLMAWLPVSLPALKAIDQLDAEWDELSKKGQGRLNFSMKSLTWMNLKYNIFGVSSTGEKTKKTICLDVRIRLRRGQVWWHAWRSDPDAAADDEISKALKTVWDGKGSNWLGLATGAAAEANDGVMDMLLAIDKAIRGAITTSPQRET; from the exons ATGCCTGGAGTCGTCAACATGGAGAGCGGAGGCCAGAATGGTGCGCTTTCAGACCATCATAAGGACTCAGCTGTAAATGGAGTCAACGGAGTCAAGAGCGTTGATGGATCGAAAGCTGCACCGGATAAAGGAAAGGCGCCAGCTACGGCTACAGCTAATAATGGGAACAATGCTATCAATGGAGGGAGCGCGAGCGGGCCACAAACAGGTTCCCCGGCCGAACAAGTGTCAAGGATGAATGATCTTCCCGATGAGATCATTCACATAACACAGGGCTTCATACCGATATCCCTACTTCTTACGCGACTCGCCCAGTCCACTCACAACATGATACAGGATAAGATTGCCGAATTAGCCAAGATGCCAATCTCTACCGCCGCTACAAATGGTAGTGCAAATTATACCCAAAGCGCCCCGGATGATACATCGATGGAGAACCTTAAGAAGAAGGGAGTGTTGCTGAATTTCATCCAAGATATGCACTCAAAATGGGTCAAAGCATTGGTTATTACGGAATGGAGCAGAAAAGCTTCTTCGGTCAGCAAGCTCATTGACCTCAAATTTCACATCGATCAGCAACGTCTACTTTATGATGCAGCTCTGGATAGCATCATAAATGTGAAGAGAGATCTCACATATGCTCGAATGCCAAGCCCTGATCTAAAGACGGCATTGCAGATTCTTGCCACTGGAAAGGCACCATGGATGCCCGAT CTTCAGTACATAGAGTTGCCTCCTTTGACACTAGAGGAGCAGCTGAGAGGCATTGGCGATTTAGATACGCTCCTCTCTTTGCGACTGAATCTTGATGATTTCGATAAGATACCTTATCAATTCCAAAATTACACGATTGGGTCTGGCCGGGTGACTTTCAAAGTTGCGGGAGAGTTCGAGGTGGACCTGACAATTGCCGACGAGGACTTTGAGAAACAATTCTGGTTCATTGACTTCAGATTCGCCTTTCGACCGGCAACACTATCGCTTCCTGATACATTACGAACATTCTTGGAGAACTGCGTAAATGAGGCGCTCGCAAAAGATGGATTAGCTGGCTGTTATCAGTTCTTACACGAGTTTGTATTGACTGCGAAAATTAATGAGCTGAAACGCCAAGCTCTACAACTGAACCGAACATCATGGAGTGGCACATTGGCAGTGGAACCTTTGAATCGAGCTTTAGCCATCCAATACTGGACGTCTCGATCGACAGCTACAGGTGTGAAAAACTGGATTATTGTAGCGGTTAGCAGCGGGCGTAAGCCGGGGGGCAGGCCAGATCCGAAAGCAACAAGTTCTTTGGTAGTTAAATGGTATCGCGACAACAAGGAGGTCAAAGATGTTGAAATCAAGGTGGACGTTGAGAATCTATCAGCGGAATCCTTACTAAACGACATCGTTGGACGACACATTGAGTTCATCCTCTCAAGCATTCACTCTAGATTGTTGGCAACCCCGAGGTTCAAGAATCGCGATACTGGTGTGATGCTCAATATTTCCAGAGTTGATCCAGTAGCTTCCTGCTTAGCCCTTCAGGTAGGATACGGCGGCACGGTATCACTCTTAGTCGAACCGATAAGTGGCGCTTTCGCCATGAAACCACACTCAAAATTCTCAATGCAGCCTGAGCTTCAACTAAACAACAGCAAAAATCCATTGGATGATGGTGTCAACTTCTTGGAGCACCTGCGGTGTGCGATTATAGAGGATGAGTTGGGCCGAATGGGAACTGCAAGGGGATGGTCTGTCCGCAAAGCGCCCGTCAATGTTGATGAGTTGAGGTCAATTACCAAGATGCGTAAATGGAGTCGAACGCTATGGATTCAACACGGAGGATGGGGATCCGCCTggtttgttgttgttatccTCAGCCTAGACGGGGATGAGTGGTGGCTGCTTGAGAC TGATCCTACAAATTCACTTCCAAATTCAAATGGCGCCTCCAAATTCTCAACCCGCCTTCCGCTGAATAAAGGAGCCCCACAAGTGTCTGGCATATTCTGGGATAACCTGAATACATTTGCGGCTGGTATAATAGCCCAGTCAGTCGATATGAGAGAGCTGCGTCGACTCAAGATCAAGAGCCAGTCGAGCGGCAGTGCCGACTTGTCATTACCACAGCAAGTTAGGATACCATCTATCGAAGTGGCGCTGTCGACAATTTTCCCATCCATGATGCAGGAGACAGCAGAAGATATGTCGTCTCAGGGTCATGGTGGCGTTGTTGAGCCAAATGAGGATCTGCAGATTCTCGCGTTGATACGCCCAACGTCGGGATCAACCTCATCTACGAAGCAACCGTGGGCAGAAGACATGATGGCAATCAGGTTCAAGGGTGTTCATGCAGTGGCAAGTCATCGAGAGATAGACGAAGGTTACACCACGAGCCATGACCTTGTTTGTACCTCTGAAGCCGTGATTAGGGTCCGACGACCAGCCAAATTCCTGGCTCTGAAGGGCATGGTAGATCGCGACGTTTCCTATGATCCTAAGAGGGGCGAATTCGTATTGCAAATACCACGACCGGTGACTCAGCCAATATTTGACATTCTCAAGTCGCGAGTCAAGGCTATAGACAGATTTGTCAACTTTCTCGAAGCTATGGAGAAGGCTAAGGGTTCAATTATTGGCGAGTCTATCACACTGAAGGCGGTCGTGTTTTGCTATAGCGCGCCGCCATCCACACAACCAAAGGACGAATCTGCGGCTTTGATTTCGTCTCCTGAACGTTGGAGAGTGAAAATGGATCTATCCAACGAAGACATTGATATCCACATAGAGAAGGGTAATCCCCATCTCCGTGTTATTGACCTCGCAAGAAACTTGGCGAGCACAGAAGGCGGTATTGGTTCATTGATGGCCTGGCTGCCCGTGTCATTACCCGCATTGAAGGCTATTGACCAGCTAGATGCCGAATGGGATGAGCTGTCGAAGAAGGGGCAGGGTCGGTTGAACTTCAGCATGAAATCTCTGACTTGGATGAACCTTAAGTATAACATTTTTGGGGTCAGCAGCACCGGGGAGAAGACTAAGAAGACCATCTGCTTAGACGTCCGGATACGGCTTCGCCGCGGACAAGTTTGGTGGCACGCTTGGCGCTCCGATcctgatgcagcagcagacgaCGAGATTAGCAAAGCACTGAAAACCGTTTGGGATGGCAAGGGGAGCAACTGGCTTGGGCTTGCCAccggcgcagcagctgaggCCAATGATGGTGTGATGGACATGCTGCTTGCAATTGATAAGGCGATTAGGGGAGCTATAACGACCTCGCCGCAGAGAGAGACGTAA
- a CDS encoding uncharacterized protein (BUSCO:EOG092D1FGG): MDHSQPQTIELKENTTIVVLGASGDLAKKKTYPALFGLYRNQFLPQGVKIIGYARTKMDHEEYLRRIKSYIKTPTKEIEQQLEEFTSLCSYVSGQYDKDESFAVLNDHLKDLEKGWPEAHRLFYMALPPSVFTIVSQHLKRCCYPTRGIARVIIEKPFGKDLASSRELQKSLEPDWKEEELYRIDHYLGKEMVKNILIMRFGNSFLGATWNRHHIDNVQITFKEPFGTEGRGGYFDEFGIIRDVMQNHLLQVLTLLAMERPISFDSEDIRDEKVRVLRAMPPIEPKNVIIGQYGRSLDGSKPSYKEDDTVPKDSRCPTFCALVAYIKNERWDGVPFIMKAGKALNEQKTEIRIQFKDVTSGIFKDIPRNELVMRIQPNESVYIKMNSKLPGLSTQTVVTELDLTYRRRFSDLKIPEAYESLVLDCLKGDHSNFVRDDELDASWRMFTPLLHYLEDNKEIIPMEYPYGSRGPAVLDDFTASYGYKFSDAAGYQWPTTSAAAPIKF, translated from the exons ATGGACCACAGCCAGCC CCAAACCATCGAACTCAAGGAGAACACGACGATTGTCGTTCTCGGTGCCTCCGGAGATCTCgctaagaagaagacg TACCCCGCGCTCTTTGGCCTT TACCGAAACCAATTTCTGCCCCAGGGCGTAAAAATCATTGGCTATGCCCGAACAAAGATGGACCACGAGGAGTACCTACGACGGATTAAATCATACATCAAGACGCCcaccaaggagattgagcagcagctggaggagtTCACCAGCCTGTGCAGCTACGTTTCCGGCCAGTACGACAAGGATGAGTCCTTCGCTGTCTTGAACGATCACCTCAAAGATCTGGAGAAGGGATGGCCAGAGGCGCATCGCCTGTTCTACATGGCACTGCCCCCTAGTGTCTTTACCATTGTCTCGCAGCACCTGAAGAGATGCTGCTACCCAACCAGGGGTATTGCCCGAGTTATC ATCGAGAAGCCTTTCGGAAAGGATCTTGCTAGCTCTCGCGAGCTGCAGAAGTCTCTGGAACCAGActggaaagaggaagagctcTACCGTATTGATCACTACCTCGGAAAGGAGATGGTCAAGAATATTCTCATCATGCGCTTCGGCAATTCTTTCCTCGGCGCTACCTGGAACAGACATCACATTGACAACGTCCAAATTACATTCAAGGAGCCGTTCGGCACCGAGGGCCGTGGAGGCTACTTTGACGAGTTTGGCATTATTCGAGATGTCATGCAAAACCACCTTCTGCAGGTCCTCACTCTCCTGGCTATGGAGCGCCCCATCTCATTCGACTCTGAGGATATCCGTGATGAGAAGGTCAGAGTCCTCCGAGCCATGCCCCCTATCGAGCCCAAGAACGTCATCATCGGACAGTATGGAAGGTCGTTGGACGGAAGCAAGCCATCATACAAGGAAGACGATACCGTGCCCAAGGACTCCCGATGCCCAACTTTCTGTGCTCTTGTCGCCTATATTAAGAATGAGCGATGGGACGGCGTTCCATTCATCATGAAGGCCGGCAAAGCCCTCAACGAGCAAAAGACGGAGATTCGAATCCAGTTCAAGGATGTCACCTCCGGCATCTTCAAGGACATCCCCCGAAACGAGCTTGTTATGCGCATTCAGCCCAACGAGAGTGTCTACATTAAGATGAACTCGAAGCTTCCTGGCCTGAGCACCCAGACTGTAGTCACTGAACTTGACCTCACCTACCGACGCCGATTTTCGGACCTCAAGATCCCGGAGGCGTACGAGTCGCTTGTGCTCGACTGCCTGAAGGGCGACCACTCCAACTTCGTTCGTGACGATGAGCTCGATGCCAGTTGGCGCATGTTCACTCCTCTGCTACACTACCTAGAGGACAACAAGGAGATTATTCCCATGGAATACCCCTATG GATCTCGAGGCCCCGCTGTTTTGGATGATTTCACGGCATCCTATGGATACAAGTTCAGTGATGCTGCCGGCTACCAGTGGCCGAcaacctctgctgctgctcccatcAAGTT ttaa
- a CDS encoding uncharacterized protein (BUSCO:EOG092D1FGG), whose amino-acid sequence MDHSQPQTIELKENTTIVVLGASGDLAKKKTYPALFGLYRNQFLPQGVKIIGYARTKMDHEEYLRRIKSYIKTPTKEIEQQLEEFTSLCSYVSGQYDKDESFAVLNDHLKDLEKGWPEAHRLFYMALPPSVFTIVSQHLKRCCYPTRGIARVIIEKPFGKDLASSRELQKSLEPDWKEEELYRIDHYLGKEMVKNILIMRFGNSFLGATWNRHHIDNVQITFKEPFGTEGRGGYFDEFGIIRDVMQNHLLQVLTLLAMERPISFDSEDIRDEKVRVLRAMPPIEPKNVIIGQYGRSLDGSKPSYKEDDTVPKDSRCPTFCALVAYIKNERWDGVPFIMKAGKALNEQKTEIRIQFKDVTSGIFKDIPRNELVMRIQPNESVYIKMNSKLPGLSTQTVVTELDLTYRRRFSDLKIPEAYESLVLDCLKGDHSNFVRDDELDASWRMFTPLLHYLEDNKEIIPMEYPYGSRGPAVLDDFTASYGYKFSDAAGYQWPTTSAAAPIKL is encoded by the exons ATGGACCACAGCCAGCC CCAAACCATCGAACTCAAGGAGAACACGACGATTGTCGTTCTCGGTGCCTCCGGAGATCTCgctaagaagaagacg TACCCCGCGCTCTTTGGCCTT TACCGAAACCAATTTCTGCCCCAGGGCGTAAAAATCATTGGCTATGCCCGAACAAAGATGGACCACGAGGAGTACCTACGACGGATTAAATCATACATCAAGACGCCcaccaaggagattgagcagcagctggaggagtTCACCAGCCTGTGCAGCTACGTTTCCGGCCAGTACGACAAGGATGAGTCCTTCGCTGTCTTGAACGATCACCTCAAAGATCTGGAGAAGGGATGGCCAGAGGCGCATCGCCTGTTCTACATGGCACTGCCCCCTAGTGTCTTTACCATTGTCTCGCAGCACCTGAAGAGATGCTGCTACCCAACCAGGGGTATTGCCCGAGTTATC ATCGAGAAGCCTTTCGGAAAGGATCTTGCTAGCTCTCGCGAGCTGCAGAAGTCTCTGGAACCAGActggaaagaggaagagctcTACCGTATTGATCACTACCTCGGAAAGGAGATGGTCAAGAATATTCTCATCATGCGCTTCGGCAATTCTTTCCTCGGCGCTACCTGGAACAGACATCACATTGACAACGTCCAAATTACATTCAAGGAGCCGTTCGGCACCGAGGGCCGTGGAGGCTACTTTGACGAGTTTGGCATTATTCGAGATGTCATGCAAAACCACCTTCTGCAGGTCCTCACTCTCCTGGCTATGGAGCGCCCCATCTCATTCGACTCTGAGGATATCCGTGATGAGAAGGTCAGAGTCCTCCGAGCCATGCCCCCTATCGAGCCCAAGAACGTCATCATCGGACAGTATGGAAGGTCGTTGGACGGAAGCAAGCCATCATACAAGGAAGACGATACCGTGCCCAAGGACTCCCGATGCCCAACTTTCTGTGCTCTTGTCGCCTATATTAAGAATGAGCGATGGGACGGCGTTCCATTCATCATGAAGGCCGGCAAAGCCCTCAACGAGCAAAAGACGGAGATTCGAATCCAGTTCAAGGATGTCACCTCCGGCATCTTCAAGGACATCCCCCGAAACGAGCTTGTTATGCGCATTCAGCCCAACGAGAGTGTCTACATTAAGATGAACTCGAAGCTTCCTGGCCTGAGCACCCAGACTGTAGTCACTGAACTTGACCTCACCTACCGACGCCGATTTTCGGACCTCAAGATCCCGGAGGCGTACGAGTCGCTTGTGCTCGACTGCCTGAAGGGCGACCACTCCAACTTCGTTCGTGACGATGAGCTCGATGCCAGTTGGCGCATGTTCACTCCTCTGCTACACTACCTAGAGGACAACAAGGAGATTATTCCCATGGAATACCCCTATG GATCTCGAGGCCCCGCTGTTTTGGATGATTTCACGGCATCCTATGGATACAAGTTCAGTGATGCTGCCGGCTACCAGTGGCCGAcaacctctgctgctgctcccatcAAGTTGTAA
- the RPL35B gene encoding 60S ribosomal protein eL33, translated as MPSESGHRLYVKGRHLSYQRSRNITHPGTSLIKIEGVDSTAAANFYAGKKVAYVYRGQKEIRGTKIRVIWGKVTRPHGNSGVVRAKFAKPLPSKSFGASVRVMLYPSSI; from the exons ATGCCTTCCGAAAGTGGTCACAGAT TATACGTCAA GGGACGTCACCTGAGCTACCAGCGCTCTCGTAACATCACCCACCCTGGCACCAGCCTGATCAAGATCGAGGGTGTTGATAGCACAGCCGCTGCCAA CTTCTATGCTGGCAAGAAGGTCGCCTACGTCTACCGAGGCCAGAAGGAGATCCGCGGCACCAAGATCCGCGTGATCTGGGGCAAGGTTACCCGACCACACG GTAACTCTGGCGTTGTCCGCGCCAAGTTCGCCAAGCCCCTCCCCTCAAAGTCTTTCGGTGCTTCCGTTCGCGTCATGTTGTACCCCTCGTCGATTTAA